In Chitinivibrionales bacterium, a genomic segment contains:
- a CDS encoding gfo/Idh/MocA family oxidoreductase yields the protein MPVWPDGNKLSGLERFEKRYRNNFHASATFPLVFQPFIYSSSIDPVFCLYYFTGMSSNVQWGIIATGDIAHTFASQFSRVPGATLLGVGSRSAQRAEEFARTYGIPRSYGSYRALVDDPAIDAVYIATPHNLHYENTLMALEAGKAVLCEKPFALNAVQAREMVNRAREKNLFCMEAMWARFNPAFEKALELLEEHALGTITDVHADFSIYIPYDPVRRWYNPELGGGSLLDVGVYPLWLSHRLLGMPKNIHSSMAFASNGVDEKDAIICEYAGGAGAVLTSGFRGVGDRTACITGTKASLIFHSCWHRATKLTLHPRNGKDQTFSFSPQSQGLHNETRHVTECLVGGKKESDAVSFASTIEIMEMMDSVRARHNLRYPGK from the coding sequence ATGCCGGTATGGCCGGATGGTAATAAACTATCCGGCCTGGAGCGTTTCGAAAAAAGATATCGTAACAATTTTCACGCTTCGGCTACATTTCCGCTTGTTTTTCAGCCCTTTATATATAGCTCATCCATTGATCCGGTCTTCTGTCTTTACTATTTTACAGGTATGTCGTCAAACGTACAATGGGGTATCATCGCAACCGGCGATATTGCCCATACCTTTGCAAGTCAGTTTAGCCGGGTCCCCGGCGCCACGCTTCTGGGAGTAGGGTCCCGGAGCGCTCAGCGGGCAGAGGAATTTGCCCGCACCTATGGCATACCCCGGAGTTACGGCTCCTACCGGGCGTTGGTGGATGACCCTGCTATCGATGCTGTCTATATTGCCACCCCGCACAATCTGCATTACGAAAACACCCTGATGGCGCTGGAGGCCGGCAAGGCGGTTTTGTGCGAGAAGCCCTTTGCGCTCAATGCCGTGCAGGCCAGGGAAATGGTTAACAGAGCAAGGGAGAAAAACCTTTTCTGCATGGAAGCCATGTGGGCGCGATTCAATCCTGCATTTGAAAAGGCATTAGAGCTTCTGGAAGAGCATGCTCTGGGTACAATCACCGATGTTCATGCCGATTTCAGTATCTATATCCCTTACGATCCTGTTCGCCGATGGTATAATCCCGAGCTGGGAGGCGGATCGCTCCTCGATGTCGGGGTCTATCCTCTGTGGCTCTCTCACCGGCTTCTGGGAATGCCGAAAAACATCCACTCAAGCATGGCCTTTGCATCGAATGGTGTTGATGAAAAGGACGCGATTATCTGTGAATATGCAGGAGGCGCCGGAGCGGTGCTTACCTCGGGATTTCGTGGCGTCGGCGATCGCACGGCATGCATTACCGGCACAAAAGCGAGTCTGATTTTTCACTCCTGCTGGCACCGTGCGACAAAACTGACCCTCCACCCGCGCAACGGAAAGGACCAGACATTTTCTTTTTCACCCCAATCGCAGGGACTCCATAATGAAACCCGCCATGTAACAGAATGCCTTGTGGGGGGAAAAAAAGAGAGCGATGCAGTTTCTTTTGCCTCGACGATCGAGATAATGGAAATGATGGATTCGGTGCGGGCACGGCATAATCTGCGCTATCCCGGGAAATGA